The DNA segment TTCAAAGAAATATAAGAATTCTCCCAATAATTTTGGTGAACAAGAAAAGACAATTTAACAAGATTAAATCTTAGACTGAGAACAATTTACATAACATATTCAttattccatatatatattttttgttattattttaataccatTGAAATAAGTTTCTTTAAGGAATCTTTGCCATTATATTTGTAATTGGCTTTGATATCtgctatttttatttgcttgtgGTGAAATACTGCATATTATTTGGTTTGTTTGCTGATGTTAAAgctttgtcatttgtttttatttttctttgaagGATGATACCATTTGCAAGCAGAGCCTTTGTGGTCAACAACTTGATGCCAGGAATGCAGTACGACCTCTGCGTGCTCGCCATCTGGGATGACACGGTCACCACCCTCACTGCCACCAACATAGTGGGCTGCGTTCAGTTTGTGACGCGTGACGACTACCCTCGCTGCCAGTCTCTTCACAGGCAGTTCCTCGGGGGAACGATGATCTTGGTGATCGGCGGCGTGATCGTGGCGACTCTCCTGGTCTTCATTGTCATCCTCATGGTGCGCTACAAAGTGAGTAGCTCTTCCCAAGTCGCCAAGCTTGTATCAGTGAGCAACACTTACTCACAAACCAATGGTGGAATGCAGGCAGCACAGTTGGTTAATGGGGCTCCTCCACCTCCGGCGCCCAAAGCCATAGTCGTGATGCATGATGAGGTTGTAGAGTTTAAGTGTGGCTCTTTGCAAAGCAGCCTCTCTTCCACTTCCTCAACAGACTCGATTGGCAGTGAGAAGGTGCGGCGCTATGACCCGAGTGCCGAGTCCAGCGCTGGACCTCACAGATGGAAGCGTGCTCCAGCTAAAACAAGGGCAAATCTAGACCACCTGCTTGGAGCTTTTGCCTCTCTGGACATAAAAGCTCCAGCAAGGGATCCAGGTAACCGTTCCTCCACAGGGCCTATCATGGCTGCCATGGACATTCTTTCAGACAAGGAGCCACTGCTGGGCCGTGGGGACTCCAGGCTAGGCCGCTTGCTTAAGCTGCCGCTGGAGAGCAAGCCCAAGCGTAGTCATTCCTTTGACATGGGTGATGTTGGTGCTTCGCAGTGCCTTAGCTACCCACAGCGTATCAGCAACATCTGGACTAAAAGGAGTCTGTCAGTAAATGGCATGCTGCTGCAATGCGACGAGAGTGAGGGAGAAGGAGATAAAGGGACACTTGACAGCTCTGAATGGGTCATGGAAAGTACAGTCTGATTAATGGCCAAGACTTCTGTCTCGTCTTTTTGTCAGAAAAGGCCAGGCTTTTGGCGTCAGTCCTGTTTGGATAAGAGCAAATGGCCTGacttttcaaaagaaaaaggaCTCCTAGGACCTAATTGAAAGGATATGTACTGCATGAATTCCCATGTTAATGATTTTGTCCTTCTGTTCATTTGATCAAACCACAAACTCTAGGTTGACATTATGAGCATACAAATGAGGGAAGTGGCCACAGCGAGGGCTGGCCCTCATCACTGAAGCCTAAACCTGAGGCTCTCGCTGACTGCTTTTACAATTTGAGAACAGATGTGGATTGGATATCCTATCATGAATGATGTATGAGAAtctcagagaaaataaaagactttTCCCTCTCAAAACTAAGTGGATGTGCGCAAATGACACATGAGACTAAATGCACACTTTGGatgaaaatacatttgtatgaaaaaaaaagtgtggaaaaaatgtgaatgtaataaaatacagtattttacttttttgccaaatcttttttttttttttttttttataaccccaATAACCAATGACTTATTGCTCTAAATGTTCATGTTCCTGTACTTTGGCCATAatcaaaattcaaataaatatccAAACGGTATGGTTGTAGTATCAGATAAATGATCTTTGCACTCACTGAGTGTTGTAATAGgaataaaatcataattatttacatggttattttattataaatcaaatcTTCAAATCTTTTGATGGatttctggaaaataaataatttgttgtaCCCTGGACTTGACCTAAGGCAGAAATAACACTGTTGATATTGACTTCTCTtggttcatgtttttatttacagttcatCATTCAGTCAAATTCTTCTCGAATTTggcattcattttataatttttaacattttatatgaaaaataaaagtacacagTTTTTGCTTCTGCCTGGTAAAAGTgatgagtaaaaaagtaaaaaaaaaaaaaaccttattatttgtatttttattattattatttggaaaacatttatttttatatgtgcatagttttattcatttattgcatttgataCTTACCATAATTCCAATAATTATTTCtgattatttaaaagaaatacatgAACAATTAATCACACATCTCCATTTAAGTTCTGTTTTTATATTAGTTTTTCTTACTGCATTTGCAACTTTTTTTGTTACTGCTTTTGCTGAATGaatatttcaattcatttttgtaCAACTATGTATGAAAGCAAGGTGTACAGtgattcttttattttcctgttcAGCGTAAGTATGAAGGTGcgtctatgtgtgtatgtgacgtTACATAGACCGATTTTTATCTTGGGttgtaaaaaacaaagaaaaagaagtctTCTGTGAAATATTTCTGTGATTAAAAGcttttgttacaaaaaaaatatatatataaacacgaATTTACTGAAGTCATGCATTgcactttatttcttttccctTATTTAgtgctgctgtttttatttagtcCACATGGTTGATGGCTCTCAGTGGCTGTGTTTTAAGCTGCAGGATGTTCTCATTTGTCCTGCTGCACAGATGCTGACTAGGAGACTGAGGATTTTGCCGAAGCCTAACGGACAAGAGTAATGTTTAGAGCAAGATGAAATATTTCCAGTACATTTACTTTGTAACCATTAAAACACTCATGGGGCAGGTCTAAATcagaatttatttattgcatgcaTTAATAAAGCATCAAATACAAAGCACATGGGCACAACATCCTTGTTTGGGTATTTACATGATTGGAGAACCATTTGTGTCCTATTAATATTACATATGCCTAAATTAATTTGAAAAGTAATAtgttaaagaataaagaatcattattattattattattattattattattattatcttttggcatcgtcgttttctcccgatgccgtgcagctcagaacacaggtgaagtgtgttttttcatgcccggttgttttcagcgtgatgaatgattctcctttcctgtagacagtccgagtgagcggcaggtcaaacgtcagaggaacatcatccatatttatgatgtagtgcggcccgattcagtgggagcgcatctgatttaatataaagagtttcattggttcacctgaacccgatcggcaatttcattggtctaatgttatggggctcagtttttttagcttgaagtttatgaaaccggaaaaaaaccaggaaaaatccataaattagcagcttcgttgtttaagccgcggggttcaaaacgtggggaaaaaagtagcagcttatagtctggaaaatacggtagtaaTTATCTCCATGCTTAGTACCATGGAtgacacattttgtttatttgataattattttctaaaaaaaaaagatgctggtGCAAAATAGAGCAATCTATACCTATTGGCATTCATAGTAAGCCTGTATAAAAGttagatattatattattatgggcaaaagtattcaAACAACTGAGTTTTCCCAGTTTCTCCAAAGTGCTACCACAAAGTAGCACACAGTTCTATAGGATGTCTTCGTTCCATCAttacaatgcccttgtgcacaaagccagttccataaagatatgctttacatatgAATATATGATTTACGCAGGTTGGCGTGAAAGATCTCGAATGGCCTACTATAGttctctgatctcaaccctattgaacaccctcAGGATGATTTGGAAtggtgactgcaccccaggcttcctcacttcacctacagcagtacctgactCTAATAACACTTCCATTATTGGGAGAGGTTGAGGttaatataacagtaaatggggatcAAATGTGGAAGGAGAAAAAGCACATGGTCcagtgtctacaaacctttgtctatatacagtagtgtatcTGATATAgcaatataagaaaaaaaataactgagTATATATACGATGGACAGAATGGCATCCTAAT comes from the Silurus meridionalis isolate SWU-2019-XX chromosome 8, ASM1480568v1, whole genome shotgun sequence genome and includes:
- the LOC124389585 gene encoding leucine-rich repeat and fibronectin type-III domain-containing protein 2; amino-acid sequence: MAKVFCSLLLLGSTVMTATACPKYCVCQNLSESLGTLCPSKGLLFVPPDIDRRTVELRLGGNYIIRISQQDFVNMTSLVDLTLSRNTISSIQPFSFVDLETLRSLHLDSRLHSVPEASGLTVEDSAGVDGGLECSAATGDGEATVEDLNNCVWYSCRLISTSSSLSASCQPGSTVRAWGCSRLNSTSSGSVIASALPGAWVGWVICSASWRCIPFRMIPFASRAFVVNNLMPGMQYDLCVLAIWDDTVTTLTATNIVGCVQFVTRDDYPRCQSLHRQFLGGTMILVIGGVIVATLLVFIVILMVRYKVSSSSQVAKLVSVSNTYSQTNGGMQAAQLVNGAPPPPAPKAIVVMHDEVVEFKCGSLQSSLSSTSSTDSIGSEKVRRYDPSAESSAGPHRWKRAPAKTRANLDHLLGAFASLDIKAPARDPGNRSSTGPIMAAMDILSDKEPLLGRGDSRLGRLLKLPLESKPKRSHSFDMGDVGASQCLSYPQRISNIWTKRSLSVNGMLLQCDESEGEGDKGTLDSSEWVMESTV